A single region of the Lathamus discolor isolate bLatDis1 chromosome 13, bLatDis1.hap1, whole genome shotgun sequence genome encodes:
- the LOC136021317 gene encoding uncharacterized protein LOC136021317 isoform X1, which yields MPWICLPTALLFLLRLPCVPGQNGGENEESTDIISVHEGETISITCSIKGSENEVGTYLTTSIQPVNVVYVSKQNTSYILPALANRTEYSKEGSNLRITLHNVQESDSNIYQCSTYVKTKNYHKKLFGKTTIVVVKGKPSGIVEQAPLYANPQQGQSVSITCALKASHEGEGIYLLKTHMQPEPVLYVSSQNTSTVFPAFANRLEYSKEGEKIVITLRNLWRNDSDIYVCAGVVKNFSILSANRSGTMMLIKEGEQTDCKKSSWLIYVLITVVTLLFSVLMCCTLYHVDMKKYFQNKPPNTVYEDMSYSVRQHTFQATNAYSIDN from the exons ATGCCGTGGATATGTCTCCCAACTGCATTGCTCTTTCTTCTGCGCCTCCCATGCGTCCCTGGCCAGAACG GTGGAGAAAATGAAGAGTCAACAGACATTATCAGTGTTCACGAAGGAGAAACCATCAGCATAACTTGTTCAATTAAAGGCTCAGAAAATGAAGTGGGAACATACTTGACAACTAGCATACAGCCTGTCAATGTGGTATATGTTTCCAAGCAGAATACTTCATATATCCTTCCTGCTTTGGCTAACCGCACCGAGTACTCGAAGGAAGGAAGCAATCTCAGGATAACTCTGCACAATGTACAGGAATCGGATTCTAATATCTATCAATGCAGTACATATGTTAAAACCAAAAACTATCACAAAAAGCTGTTTGGGAAGACAACCATAGTAGTGGTAAAAG GTAAACCCAGTGGAATTGTTGAACAGGCACCGCTGTATGCGAATCCTCAGCAAGGCCAATCTGTCAGCATTACCTGTGCATTGAAAGCCTCACATGAAGGTGAAGGGATCTACTTGCTCAAGACTCACATGCAGCCTGAACCAGTGCTGTATGTTTCGAGTCAGAATACTTCCactgtttttcctgcttttgccaATCGCTTGGAGTATTcgaaggaaggggagaaaatcGTGATAACTCTACGCAACCTATGGAGAAATGACAGTGACATATATGTATGTGCTGGAGTGGTGAAAAACTTCTCTATCCTCTCAGCGAATAGAAGTGGCACCATGATGCTGATTAAAG AAGGAGAGCAGACAGACTGCAAGAAAAGTTCCTGGCTCATCTATGTTCTTATCACCGTGGTCACGctcctgttttctgtgctgatgTGCTGCACCTTGTACCATGTTGAT atgaagaaatatttccagaaCAAACCCCCAAATACAGTATATGAAGACATGTCTTACAGTGTTAGACAACACACCTTCCAGGCAACCAACGCTTACTCCATTGACAATTAA
- the LOC136021317 gene encoding uncharacterized protein LOC136021317 isoform X2, which yields MPWICLPTALLFLLRLPCVPGQNGKPSGIVEQAPLYANPQQGQSVSITCALKASHEGEGIYLLKTHMQPEPVLYVSSQNTSTVFPAFANRLEYSKEGEKIVITLRNLWRNDSDIYVCAGVVKNFSILSANRSGTMMLIKEGEQTDCKKSSWLIYVLITVVTLLFSVLMCCTLYHVDMKKYFQNKPPNTVYEDMSYSVRQHTFQATNAYSIDN from the exons ATGCCGTGGATATGTCTCCCAACTGCATTGCTCTTTCTTCTGCGCCTCCCATGCGTCCCTGGCCAGAACG GTAAACCCAGTGGAATTGTTGAACAGGCACCGCTGTATGCGAATCCTCAGCAAGGCCAATCTGTCAGCATTACCTGTGCATTGAAAGCCTCACATGAAGGTGAAGGGATCTACTTGCTCAAGACTCACATGCAGCCTGAACCAGTGCTGTATGTTTCGAGTCAGAATACTTCCactgtttttcctgcttttgccaATCGCTTGGAGTATTcgaaggaaggggagaaaatcGTGATAACTCTACGCAACCTATGGAGAAATGACAGTGACATATATGTATGTGCTGGAGTGGTGAAAAACTTCTCTATCCTCTCAGCGAATAGAAGTGGCACCATGATGCTGATTAAAG AAGGAGAGCAGACAGACTGCAAGAAAAGTTCCTGGCTCATCTATGTTCTTATCACCGTGGTCACGctcctgttttctgtgctgatgTGCTGCACCTTGTACCATGTTGAT atgaagaaatatttccagaaCAAACCCCCAAATACAGTATATGAAGACATGTCTTACAGTGTTAGACAACACACCTTCCAGGCAACCAACGCTTACTCCATTGACAATTAA